In one Deltaproteobacteria bacterium genomic region, the following are encoded:
- a CDS encoding phosphomannomutase, translated as MERTIFREYDIRGVVGKDLEAESVFKIARGFAAYCSRKGVKKLSLGRDVRLSSPDFREAMIRGLTSSGLDVVDIGVVPTPLLYFSIVELQTDGGVMITGSHNPPEYNGFKLCVGTTAIYGEMIQEVREVIERAEFMDGEGSLRNEDVIPLYIEKIKDNVKIEGKVRAVVDCGNGTAGLVAPSLFREIGVDVIPLFEEPDGNFPNHFPDPTVPENLEKLIEKVKETGADVGVGYDGDADRIGVVDERGNVIFGDYLLVIFSRELLTRKPGATIISEVKASQNLFDDIRKHGGNPVMFKTGHSLIKNKMKDVGAELAGEMSGHIFFKDRYYGFDDAIYASARLFEILSKAKDPLSYLLSDLPDLFSTPEIRMECPDEDKFAVVDEVRKLLSPEAKEVITIDGVRALFDGGWGLVRASNTQPVLVLRYEGVSEAEVEKIRSTVLKAVKAAMEARKARD; from the coding sequence ATGGAGAGAACAATTTTTAGGGAATATGACATCCGGGGAGTCGTTGGAAAGGACCTCGAGGCAGAAAGCGTCTTTAAGATAGCCAGGGGTTTTGCCGCGTACTGTTCGCGGAAAGGGGTGAAAAAACTCTCCCTTGGAAGGGATGTGCGCCTGTCATCCCCTGATTTTCGCGAAGCGATGATACGGGGTCTTACCTCCTCGGGCCTGGATGTCGTGGATATCGGGGTGGTGCCGACCCCTCTTTTGTACTTTTCGATAGTAGAGCTTCAGACCGACGGTGGCGTCATGATTACCGGCAGCCACAACCCCCCCGAGTACAACGGTTTCAAACTATGCGTCGGGACCACGGCGATCTACGGGGAGATGATTCAGGAAGTGAGGGAGGTAATAGAACGGGCCGAGTTCATGGATGGCGAGGGGTCCCTCAGGAATGAGGACGTGATTCCCCTCTATATCGAGAAAATAAAGGATAACGTGAAGATCGAGGGGAAGGTGAGGGCCGTTGTCGACTGCGGGAATGGAACTGCAGGCCTCGTGGCCCCCTCCCTTTTCAGGGAGATCGGCGTCGACGTCATTCCTCTTTTCGAGGAACCTGACGGAAACTTCCCCAATCACTTTCCCGATCCCACGGTGCCGGAGAATCTGGAAAAGCTCATCGAAAAGGTCAAAGAGACGGGAGCCGACGTAGGCGTCGGTTACGACGGGGATGCAGACCGGATCGGCGTGGTGGATGAGAGGGGGAATGTCATATTCGGGGATTATCTCCTCGTCATATTCTCCCGTGAGCTGCTCACGAGAAAACCGGGCGCAACGATTATTTCCGAGGTCAAGGCATCCCAGAACCTCTTCGACGACATCCGCAAACATGGCGGGAATCCCGTGATGTTCAAGACCGGCCATTCCCTGATAAAGAACAAGATGAAAGATGTGGGGGCTGAACTGGCAGGGGAGATGAGCGGGCACATATTTTTCAAGGACCGGTATTACGGGTTCGATGATGCGATCTACGCTTCGGCGCGGCTCTTCGAAATATTGTCGAAGGCAAAAGACCCCCTTTCATATCTCCTCTCAGATCTCCCCGATCTCTTCTCAACTCCCGAGATAAGGATGGAGTGTCCCGATGAGGATAAGTTTGCCGTGGTTGACGAGGTAAGGAAGCTGCTCTCGCCCGAAGCGAAGGAAGTGATCACCATAGACGGAGTGCGGGCGCTGTTTGACGGCGGCTGGGGACTTGTTCGGGCCTCGAATACACAACCCGTGCTGGTGCTGAGATACGAGGGGGTAAGTGAGGCGGAGGTTGAGAAAATAAGGTCCACTGTTTTGAAGGCGGTGAAGGCGGCCATGGAAGCAAGAAAGGCTCGGGACTAG